The Desulfoscipio gibsoniae DSM 7213 genome contains a region encoding:
- a CDS encoding AAA family ATPase: protein MSFNIAVAGKGGTGKTTLCSLIIGQLIKAGKKPIFAVDADANANLNEALGMEIEGSIADILVRINNNLEPLPAGMTKDQFVEYKVHQSLSEGDNVDLLVMGGPEGAGCYCYANNLLRGFVAELSKNYPYMVMDNEAGMEHLSRRTTQNIDVLFITSDSSARGIRSAGRVKELVENLKLDIKQMYLVVSRVNVSNFDALKAEIDKTGLELIGTMPLDEQVMEFDLLSKPLIDLPDDSPVVAEVDKILKKAAIL, encoded by the coding sequence ATGTCATTTAACATAGCAGTGGCTGGCAAAGGTGGTACAGGTAAAACCACATTATGCTCTTTAATTATCGGGCAGTTAATTAAAGCCGGCAAAAAGCCGATATTTGCAGTGGACGCTGATGCCAATGCCAATTTAAATGAGGCGCTGGGCATGGAAATAGAAGGTTCCATTGCTGACATTCTCGTACGAATCAATAATAACCTTGAACCATTACCGGCGGGCATGACCAAAGACCAGTTCGTGGAATATAAAGTACATCAATCCCTTTCCGAAGGTGATAACGTGGACTTACTGGTTATGGGCGGCCCGGAAGGAGCAGGTTGTTATTGTTACGCCAACAACCTGCTGCGCGGATTTGTAGCTGAATTGAGTAAAAATTATCCTTATATGGTGATGGACAACGAGGCCGGTATGGAGCATTTAAGCCGGCGCACCACACAGAACATTGATGTTTTGTTCATTACCAGTGATTCTTCCGCCCGGGGTATCCGGTCCGCAGGCAGGGTCAAGGAACTGGTGGAAAATTTAAAGCTGGACATAAAACAAATGTACTTGGTGGTATCACGGGTAAATGTAAGTAATTTTGATGCGCTTAAAGCTGAAATAGATAAAACCGGTTTGGAGTTAATCGGTACCATGCCGCTGGATGAGCAGGTCATGGAATTTGACTTATTAAGTAAACCGCTGATCGATTTGCCCGATGATTCACCTGTGGTGGCTGAGGTTGATAAAATATTGAAAAAAGCCGCCATACTGTAA
- a CDS encoding acetyl-CoA decarbonylase/synthase complex subunit delta: MAVTIAKEKWTSKVGEMVLGADSSVKAGGESTLPFLHFEGDVPNKVVLALEVWDLEPVDWPEILKAPFEGVLADPVAWAKKNVEYGADAVALRLMSAHPDFKDASPEDCAATAKAVAEAVNVPLIIIGCGVEEKDAEVLEKVGEALAGKNCLLGCATEKNYKTITATAMVNGHSVVASSPLDINLAKQLNILMTEMNLPTNRIAIDPLVGALGYGIEYAYSIMERARMGALMGDKMLAMPVICFVGQEAWKAKEAKSPDDESPEWGAQERRAILWEVLTTTTFAQAGGSIFVLRHPETVKQVKVHVDKMMESNAY, encoded by the coding sequence ATGGCTGTTACTATAGCTAAGGAAAAATGGACTAGCAAAGTGGGCGAAATGGTGCTGGGCGCCGACTCTTCTGTTAAAGCCGGCGGGGAAAGCACACTGCCTTTCCTACATTTTGAAGGGGACGTCCCCAATAAAGTAGTTTTAGCACTGGAAGTTTGGGACCTGGAACCGGTGGATTGGCCGGAGATTTTAAAGGCACCGTTTGAAGGCGTGTTGGCTGATCCCGTGGCCTGGGCTAAAAAGAACGTTGAATACGGTGCGGACGCCGTTGCCCTGCGTTTAATGAGCGCACACCCCGATTTCAAAGATGCTTCTCCGGAAGATTGCGCTGCCACAGCTAAAGCAGTGGCTGAAGCTGTTAACGTACCCCTGATCATCATTGGCTGTGGCGTGGAAGAAAAAGACGCCGAAGTATTGGAAAAAGTAGGCGAGGCCCTGGCCGGTAAAAATTGCCTGCTTGGCTGCGCCACTGAGAAAAACTATAAAACTATTACGGCTACCGCAATGGTCAACGGCCATAGCGTGGTTGCTTCCAGCCCGCTGGACATCAACCTGGCCAAACAGCTCAACATTTTAATGACTGAAATGAACCTGCCTACCAACCGCATCGCCATCGACCCGCTGGTGGGTGCACTGGGTTACGGTATTGAATACGCCTATTCCATCATGGAAAGAGCCCGCATGGGCGCACTGATGGGCGACAAAATGCTGGCCATGCCGGTAATCTGCTTTGTTGGCCAGGAAGCCTGGAAAGCCAAGGAAGCCAAGAGTCCGGATGATGAATCTCCCGAGTGGGGTGCCCAAGAACGCAGGGCTATCCTGTGGGAAGTTCTTACCACCACTACCTTTGCCCAGGCCGGGGGATCAATATTCGTGCTGCGTCACCCTGAAACTGTAAAGCAGGTTAAAGTTCATGTAGATA